A genome region from Pseudoalteromonas tetraodonis includes the following:
- a CDS encoding ABC transporter permease, which translates to MFKYGVALKSIWIKECIRFLRIWVQTLVPPAITMSLYFVIFGNLIGSRIGDMGGFSYMEFIVPGLIMMSVITNSYSNVASSFYSTKFQKSIEELLVAPVPNYIIVLGYMGGGMTRGIMVGFIVTCVSLFFVDIQIHNIFVIIATVILTSAVFALGGLINAIYANSFDDISIIPTFILTPLTYLGGVFYSITLLPDFWQMVSKINPIIYMVNAFRYGFLGVSDVDLSVAMGVLLVFISVLFTLALTLIKKGVGLRH; encoded by the coding sequence ATGTTTAAATATGGCGTAGCCTTAAAAAGTATTTGGATTAAAGAGTGCATTCGCTTTTTGCGTATTTGGGTGCAAACCTTAGTACCGCCAGCGATCACGATGAGTTTATATTTTGTTATTTTTGGTAACCTAATTGGCTCACGTATTGGTGACATGGGCGGTTTTAGCTACATGGAGTTTATTGTCCCTGGCCTTATTATGATGTCAGTTATTACTAACTCTTATTCAAATGTTGCCTCTAGCTTTTACTCAACTAAGTTTCAAAAAAGTATTGAAGAGTTATTAGTTGCACCTGTGCCTAATTACATCATTGTACTGGGTTATATGGGCGGAGGTATGACCCGTGGCATTATGGTTGGTTTTATCGTAACGTGCGTTTCTTTATTTTTTGTTGATATACAAATACATAATATTTTTGTGATTATAGCCACTGTTATTCTCACCTCGGCGGTGTTTGCCTTGGGCGGGTTAATTAACGCTATTTATGCAAACAGCTTTGATGACATAAGTATTATCCCTACCTTTATTTTAACGCCGTTGACCTATTTAGGCGGGGTGTTTTATTCAATCACTTTACTGCCTGATTTTTGGCAAATGGTGTCGAAAATAAACCCAATTATTTATATGGTTAACGCATTTAGATATGGGTTTTTAGGTGTTTCGGATGTAGATTTATCGGTCGCAATGGGTGTGTTGTTGGTGTTTATCAGCGTCCTATTTACTTTAGCACTGACGCTAATTAAAAAAGGTGTGGGGCTAAGACACTAA
- the trmB gene encoding tRNA (guanine(46)-N(7))-methyltransferase TrmB: MSDANSRSIVSNQAGLHEKLDEIVNKHLQAEFKKPIATHTQTAFDEVNAKVQAFNGPLILDSCCGVGESTANLAKRHPEALVIGIDKSSHRLDKHDVEYKQSESGQYILVQADLNDFWRLAVAANWQPTHHYLLYPNPWPKSKHIQRRWHGAAIFPFIVKLGGLLEVRSNWDIYVKEFARALELAGNPCETELFESDEAITPFERKYWASGQQSHRLVINLK; this comes from the coding sequence ATGAGCGATGCAAATTCACGTAGTATTGTATCTAATCAAGCGGGACTTCATGAAAAGCTTGATGAAATAGTTAATAAACACTTACAGGCTGAGTTTAAAAAGCCAATTGCAACGCATACGCAAACCGCATTTGATGAAGTTAATGCTAAAGTGCAAGCCTTTAATGGGCCGCTTATTTTAGATTCCTGTTGTGGGGTCGGGGAGAGCACCGCTAATTTAGCAAAACGTCATCCTGAAGCGTTAGTCATAGGCATTGATAAGTCATCTCATCGACTTGATAAGCATGATGTTGAATATAAACAAAGTGAAAGTGGTCAATACATTTTAGTGCAAGCTGACTTAAATGACTTTTGGCGTTTAGCGGTGGCTGCTAATTGGCAGCCTACGCATCACTATTTGCTTTACCCTAACCCTTGGCCTAAGTCTAAACACATACAAAGGCGCTGGCATGGGGCGGCTATATTCCCGTTTATTGTAAAGTTAGGCGGTTTACTTGAGGTGCGCAGTAATTGGGATATTTATGTTAAAGAGTTTGCCAGAGCGCTTGAATTAGCGGGGAATCCATGTGAAACCGAATTGTTTGAGTCAGACGAAGCAATTACCCCTTTTGAACGTAAGTACTGGGCCAGTGGCCAGCAAAGCCACCGGCTTGTTATAAATCTTAAATAG
- a CDS encoding GGDEF domain-containing protein, whose amino-acid sequence MLKGNLKLTRLALGTVFFLVSLIIYGYYTYSAIQSDVMRSIDNRLINAATSVKYILGSDYHDKTSQEISFASYQNKAEQLSALANDLNIDYLYSMILIDENIYFTASSYTQDDQNNGKVTQYLDLYPEATPINMAAFLSTAPIFEVSTAHRGHSKTVYIPHIAKNGRTYLTAADISVDKINTALITRLNQALLHFSCVLFILLLVYILYCFGVRRSLMRDHATGFENHIALEKQLKKSNEHHLQIAIILVNEIDSISRFFGTKTADEVMKKLLSHFKQQNRLQSRIYRIATNKLAILTSKETPFDELYSIIQSHNKNTPFITDPFIYITLNAGVARGNKSLLLKNAHIALLQSRQGVQPIVNYSEAINDNKSLYLYNVEIAKEIREAFDAHRVVPYFQPVIDTNTNAIIRYDCSPRIVTSHGEILTPDTFSNAVNRLRMDGMLTRTLFTQCISRFRKSAISWGLTVCAENIADPTIYDHIAYELHRYPNPENITISILESQVITHYYEIKSFIAMVKSKGAKIVMHCWGNEFINTLNTLKIEVDGIKLDGAITKQLVNDENTSLFITYIADIAQQLELELVVEAVENNTVAELLNKLNVTLMQGSYLGKPTPHVTHFKQQLAI is encoded by the coding sequence ATGCTCAAAGGAAATCTAAAATTAACACGGTTGGCGCTTGGAACCGTCTTTTTTTTGGTCAGCTTAATCATTTATGGTTACTACACTTACTCTGCCATTCAAAGTGATGTAATGCGCAGCATTGACAATCGCTTAATAAATGCAGCCACCAGCGTAAAGTATATTTTAGGTAGTGATTACCACGACAAAACGTCGCAAGAAATTAGCTTTGCAAGCTATCAAAATAAGGCCGAACAGCTTTCTGCTTTAGCCAATGATTTAAATATAGATTATTTATATTCAATGATATTAATTGATGAAAATATTTATTTTACTGCCTCCAGTTACACCCAAGATGATCAAAATAACGGTAAAGTTACCCAGTATTTAGATCTTTACCCTGAAGCGACGCCAATTAATATGGCGGCATTTTTATCAACGGCCCCTATTTTTGAAGTGTCAACGGCGCATCGTGGTCATTCTAAAACGGTGTATATTCCTCATATAGCAAAAAATGGCAGAACCTATTTAACTGCAGCTGATATTAGCGTCGATAAAATCAATACGGCTTTAATAACACGTTTGAATCAAGCCCTGCTTCATTTTAGTTGCGTACTGTTCATATTGTTACTGGTTTATATTCTTTATTGTTTTGGGGTACGCCGCTCACTAATGAGGGATCATGCTACGGGGTTTGAAAATCATATTGCCTTGGAAAAGCAGCTAAAAAAAAGTAATGAGCATCATCTACAAATCGCGATTATTTTGGTTAACGAAATTGATAGTATCAGTCGTTTTTTTGGCACAAAAACAGCCGATGAAGTGATGAAAAAACTACTCAGTCACTTTAAGCAGCAAAACCGTCTGCAATCACGTATTTATCGTATTGCGACCAACAAGCTGGCCATTTTAACCAGTAAAGAAACACCTTTTGATGAGCTTTACAGCATTATTCAATCCCATAATAAAAATACACCTTTTATTACAGACCCATTTATTTATATTACGCTCAACGCTGGAGTCGCAAGAGGGAATAAGTCATTACTGCTTAAGAATGCCCACATTGCTTTGCTACAATCAAGGCAAGGTGTTCAACCCATAGTAAACTACTCAGAAGCGATTAACGACAATAAATCTCTGTATTTATACAATGTAGAAATAGCAAAGGAAATTCGTGAAGCGTTTGATGCCCATCGCGTTGTTCCTTATTTTCAACCTGTTATAGATACCAATACCAATGCCATTATTAGGTATGACTGCTCACCAAGAATAGTGACCTCACATGGGGAGATTTTAACCCCTGATACCTTTTCTAATGCAGTAAATAGGCTGCGTATGGATGGGATGTTAACACGTACCTTATTTACTCAATGCATTTCGCGCTTTCGCAAATCAGCAATCAGCTGGGGGTTAACTGTGTGCGCTGAAAATATTGCAGATCCCACTATTTATGATCACATAGCATATGAGCTTCATCGCTACCCCAACCCTGAAAACATTACTATTTCAATATTAGAGTCGCAGGTCATTACACACTACTATGAAATAAAATCATTTATTGCGATGGTAAAAAGTAAAGGGGCAAAAATAGTGATGCATTGTTGGGGTAATGAGTTTATTAATACGCTCAATACGTTAAAGATTGAGGTAGATGGTATTAAACTCGATGGTGCGATCACCAAGCAACTGGTAAATGATGAAAATACATCGCTATTTATCACCTATATTGCTGATATAGCCCAGCAGCTTGAACTTGAATTGGTTGTTGAAGCGGTAGAAAATAACACGGTTGCCGAGCTACTCAATAAACTAAATGTGACGCTGATGCAAGGTAGTTACCTTGGTAAACCAACGCCACATGTGACTCACTTTAAGCAACAATTAGCTATTTAA
- the panP gene encoding pyridoxal-dependent aspartate 1-decarboxylase PanP has protein sequence MDQKRCAVASKESLKRIFTVPEAPDSTLSKIELEISSNLAGFLNENIAAIEKPLHEIEKDFQSAAIPEEPTFVSCYAQDIMEQLVAHSVHTAAPSFIGHMTSALPHFLLPLSKLMVGLNQNLVKIETSKAFTPLERQVLGMMHHLAYSQSDGFYSKWMHSAKTSLGAFCSGGTVANITALWIARNRLLKADGNFKGIAAQGLVAGMLHYGHKGLAVLISERGHYSLGKSVDLLGIGRENLIGIKTSADNKVDVSAMREKALELEAQGIKVMAIVGVAGTTETGNIDPLEDMANLAQEINCHFHVDAAWGGATLLSNTHRHLLKGIEHADSITIDAHKQMYVPMGAGLVLFKDPAATDAIEHHAEYILRKGSKDLGSHTLEGSRPGMAMLVHACLRVIGRKGYEMLIDRSIKKARYFADLIKADEDFELISEPELCLLTYRYVPKQIKHAIAQADAQTRLDIFAALNRFTASMQKRQRESGRSFVSRTRLTPVQYDNQPTVVFRVVLANPLTSGVILKEILEEQKELAQTDPVFKKYLRKYM, from the coding sequence ATGGATCAAAAGCGTTGTGCCGTCGCCTCTAAAGAAAGCCTTAAACGGATATTCACCGTTCCAGAGGCGCCAGACTCAACTTTGAGCAAAATAGAGCTTGAAATTTCGAGTAATTTAGCAGGTTTCTTAAACGAAAATATCGCGGCAATTGAAAAACCATTACATGAAATAGAAAAAGATTTTCAATCGGCGGCAATCCCTGAAGAACCGACGTTTGTGTCTTGCTATGCTCAAGATATTATGGAGCAGCTGGTTGCTCATTCTGTTCATACCGCAGCGCCAAGCTTTATTGGCCATATGACATCGGCTCTGCCTCATTTTTTACTACCGTTATCGAAATTAATGGTTGGGTTAAATCAAAACCTAGTAAAAATTGAAACCTCGAAAGCGTTTACCCCATTAGAACGTCAAGTTTTAGGGATGATGCATCATTTAGCTTATAGCCAAAGTGATGGTTTTTATTCTAAATGGATGCACAGTGCAAAAACTTCGTTAGGGGCATTTTGCTCTGGCGGCACCGTGGCAAATATTACTGCACTTTGGATAGCTCGAAACCGCTTATTAAAAGCGGATGGCAATTTTAAAGGCATTGCTGCACAAGGTTTAGTTGCAGGAATGCTTCACTATGGTCACAAAGGGCTGGCAGTTTTAATTTCTGAACGAGGTCATTATTCGCTTGGTAAATCGGTTGATTTATTAGGTATTGGTCGTGAAAATTTAATTGGTATCAAAACTTCTGCCGATAACAAAGTCGATGTTAGTGCAATGCGAGAAAAAGCGTTAGAGCTTGAAGCACAAGGCATTAAAGTGATGGCAATTGTTGGGGTCGCAGGAACCACTGAAACCGGTAATATTGACCCACTTGAAGATATGGCTAATTTAGCACAAGAGATTAATTGTCATTTTCATGTTGATGCAGCGTGGGGTGGAGCTACTTTACTGTCTAATACCCATAGGCATTTATTAAAAGGTATTGAGCATGCAGATTCAATCACCATTGATGCGCATAAGCAAATGTATGTGCCGATGGGGGCCGGTTTAGTCTTATTTAAAGACCCTGCTGCAACTGATGCCATCGAGCATCATGCTGAATATATTTTACGTAAAGGCTCTAAAGATTTAGGCAGCCATACGCTTGAGGGAAGTCGCCCTGGGATGGCGATGTTAGTGCATGCTTGCTTACGTGTTATTGGTCGTAAAGGCTATGAAATGCTTATCGATCGCAGTATTAAAAAAGCGCGTTATTTTGCTGATTTAATAAAAGCCGATGAAGACTTTGAGTTAATATCAGAGCCAGAACTTTGCTTACTGACCTATCGCTATGTACCAAAACAAATTAAACACGCGATAGCCCAAGCTGATGCACAAACCCGTTTAGACATTTTTGCCGCGCTTAATCGTTTTACTGCCAGCATGCAAAAACGCCAACGTGAATCGGGTCGCTCATTTGTATCGCGTACGCGTTTAACGCCAGTTCAATATGATAACCAACCAACCGTGGTATTTAGAGTGGTACTGGCGAACCCGCTTACCTCAGGTGTTATATTAAAAGAGATATTAGAAGAGCAGAAAGAACTGGCACAAACTGATCCGGTGTTTAAAAAGTATTTACGAAAATATATGTAA
- the argE gene encoding acetylornithine deacetylase, whose protein sequence is MSLPSFISMYQQLIAAPSISAIEEHLCMSNKSVIELLAQWCESLGFTCEIIELEGGKGRYNLLAKRGQGDGGLMLAGHTDTVPFDDSRWNQNPFKLTELDNKLYGLGSIDMKGFFAFVLQAISELDEKQQTQPILILATADEETTMAGAQQICKHPNLKPSRCIIGEPTDMTPVFTHKGHMTTAIRVVGRSGHSSDPERGLNAIEVMHKVITKLLILKEQLKNKYSINHFEIPYPTLNLGNIHGGDNANRICGCCEMHIDMRPLPGLSVQELQAMVLDATYDINQQYPNSVSVIDLHEPIPAFTGSTDSALVKLAENIAGQKAVAVNYCTEAPFIQQLGCETIVMGPGSINQAHQPDEFLAMEKIKPSQQIISNLIKASCF, encoded by the coding sequence ATGTCTCTGCCGTCATTTATCTCGATGTATCAGCAATTGATTGCTGCCCCCTCTATTAGCGCTATTGAAGAGCATTTGTGTATGAGCAATAAAAGCGTGATTGAACTACTCGCTCAGTGGTGTGAAAGCTTAGGTTTTACCTGTGAAATAATAGAGTTAGAAGGTGGTAAAGGCCGCTACAACTTATTAGCAAAACGCGGACAAGGCGATGGCGGGTTAATGCTTGCGGGGCACACCGATACGGTGCCATTTGATGATAGCCGCTGGAATCAAAACCCATTTAAATTAACTGAACTTGATAACAAATTATATGGTTTAGGCAGTATTGATATGAAAGGCTTTTTTGCTTTTGTACTGCAAGCTATTAGTGAGCTTGATGAAAAGCAACAAACTCAACCTATTTTAATATTAGCGACCGCCGATGAAGAAACCACTATGGCTGGCGCACAGCAAATTTGTAAGCACCCAAATTTAAAGCCAAGCCGCTGTATTATTGGTGAACCCACTGATATGACACCAGTATTTACCCATAAAGGCCATATGACTACAGCAATCAGAGTCGTTGGTCGCTCAGGACATAGCTCTGATCCCGAACGGGGCCTTAATGCCATCGAAGTAATGCATAAAGTGATTACAAAATTACTGATCTTAAAAGAACAACTTAAGAATAAATATTCAATAAACCACTTTGAAATTCCTTATCCAACACTCAACTTAGGCAATATTCATGGGGGTGACAATGCCAACCGAATTTGTGGCTGCTGTGAAATGCACATTGATATGCGCCCTCTTCCAGGTTTAAGCGTGCAAGAGCTTCAAGCAATGGTACTTGATGCAACCTACGATATAAACCAGCAATACCCTAACTCTGTGAGCGTAATTGATTTGCATGAGCCAATTCCAGCATTTACGGGAAGCACAGATAGCGCGTTAGTCAAATTAGCCGAAAATATAGCAGGGCAAAAAGCAGTGGCTGTTAACTACTGTACCGAAGCGCCATTTATACAGCAACTCGGTTGTGAAACCATCGTAATGGGACCAGGCTCTATTAACCAAGCGCATCAGCCCGATGAGTTTTTAGCAATGGAAAAAATCAAACCTTCTCAACAAATTATCAGCAACCTTATAAAGGCGAGTTGCTTTTAA
- the argC gene encoding N-acetyl-gamma-glutamyl-phosphate reductase, whose protein sequence is MNVVIIGASGYSGAELASLVAKHPALTLSACYVSAQSLDKNKLLSELYPEHLGLLDLPLQPLNESALSDIAHSADYVCLCTDHKVSVDLAPQFLAMGKKVFDLSGGYRLESNEDYVTYYGFEHQHPELLNEAAYGLAEWNSEAIAKAQLVAVAGCYPTAALNALKPLQQAGLLSDERIIINAVSGVTGAGRKASIGTHFCEVSLAAYGLFNHRHGPEIQQYLGHNVLFTPHLGNFPRGILETIYVQLKPGVTSEQVTKAYQVLADEPLIRLLGSKIPSIKGVAKQPYVDIAWQQQDSQLIVMAAIDNLLKGAAGQALQCINLSMGLPHTTGLVGAFK, encoded by the coding sequence ATGAACGTAGTAATTATAGGTGCCAGCGGTTATAGCGGCGCAGAATTGGCTAGCTTAGTTGCCAAACATCCAGCATTAACATTATCAGCATGTTATGTATCAGCGCAAAGCTTAGATAAAAATAAACTGCTCAGTGAATTATACCCTGAGCACTTAGGGTTACTTGACTTACCTTTGCAACCACTTAATGAGAGTGCATTGAGTGATATAGCTCATTCAGCAGACTATGTGTGTTTATGCACTGACCATAAAGTAAGTGTTGATTTAGCCCCTCAGTTTTTAGCGATGGGCAAAAAGGTATTTGACCTTTCGGGTGGTTACCGTCTTGAAAGTAATGAAGATTACGTCACCTATTATGGTTTTGAACACCAGCATCCAGAACTTCTTAATGAAGCTGCATATGGCCTTGCAGAGTGGAATAGTGAGGCCATTGCAAAGGCGCAGTTAGTTGCTGTAGCTGGCTGCTACCCAACTGCCGCATTAAATGCATTAAAACCTCTTCAGCAAGCTGGGTTACTTAGTGATGAGCGGATTATTATTAATGCTGTATCGGGAGTAACTGGGGCTGGTCGTAAAGCCAGTATTGGCACGCATTTTTGCGAAGTATCGCTAGCTGCTTATGGTTTGTTTAACCATCGTCATGGGCCTGAGATACAGCAGTATCTTGGCCATAACGTGTTATTTACTCCTCATTTAGGTAATTTCCCGCGCGGTATTTTAGAAACCATTTATGTACAGCTAAAACCGGGTGTGACCAGTGAGCAAGTAACTAAAGCGTATCAAGTATTAGCAGATGAGCCGTTAATTCGATTGCTTGGCAGTAAAATTCCCTCCATTAAAGGGGTAGCAAAACAACCCTATGTTGATATTGCATGGCAGCAGCAAGACTCACAATTAATAGTGATGGCAGCGATTGACAATTTACTAAAAGGGGCGGCTGGTCAGGCTCTGCAATGTATTAATTTGTCAATGGGTTTGCCTCATACTACAGGTTTAGTAGGAGCGTTTAAATGA
- the argB gene encoding acetylglutamate kinase, with the protein MSSKTWVIKLGGAVLNTENAAKALFEVLNEQHDAQFVIVHGGGSLVDHWLAEAGFASAKHQGLRISPKEQMPYIVGALAGAANKQLMAQAMTAGHKPVGLSLYEAGITASQKLKALGQVGQCHSNDDSIINELLSGGRLPIVSSIGFDEQGLWYNVNADEAAAAIASNLNAELIFMTDVEAVLDVNKHPLHQLDTKHIDTLIAEGVIVGGMEVKVKTSLHAAQHLRRGVYISSWQKPENLTALLQGEHVGTKVTP; encoded by the coding sequence ATGAGCAGTAAAACGTGGGTTATTAAACTCGGTGGCGCAGTACTCAATACTGAAAATGCCGCTAAAGCGCTTTTTGAGGTTCTTAATGAACAACATGATGCACAATTTGTCATTGTTCATGGCGGTGGCTCATTAGTTGACCATTGGCTAGCAGAAGCCGGTTTTGCCAGTGCTAAACACCAAGGTTTGCGTATCAGCCCTAAAGAACAGATGCCTTATATTGTAGGAGCATTAGCGGGAGCAGCAAACAAACAATTAATGGCGCAAGCAATGACTGCTGGGCACAAACCCGTTGGCTTGAGTTTATATGAAGCTGGAATAACAGCATCACAAAAATTAAAAGCGCTAGGGCAAGTAGGTCAATGCCATAGTAATGATGATTCTATTATTAATGAATTACTCAGTGGCGGGCGTTTACCTATAGTCAGCTCCATCGGTTTTGATGAGCAAGGGCTTTGGTACAACGTTAATGCTGACGAAGCAGCAGCCGCGATTGCGAGTAATTTAAACGCCGAACTTATTTTTATGACAGATGTAGAAGCGGTGCTTGATGTGAATAAGCATCCACTACATCAACTTGACACAAAACACATTGATACTTTAATTGCAGAGGGAGTAATTGTGGGCGGGATGGAGGTCAAAGTTAAGACCAGCCTTCACGCTGCCCAACATTTACGACGCGGTGTGTACATTTCCAGCTGGCAAAAGCCAGAAAATTTAACGGCTTTGCTGCAAGGCGAGCACGTCGGAACTAAAGTGACACCATAG
- a CDS encoding ornithine carbamoyltransferase, with protein MFKDFITGLELDQQGALNLLKLAQDIKESPAKYSQVLAGKSVVTLFEKQSLRTRLSFDIGINRLGGHAVYLDQQNGAMGARESIKDFALNISTWADGIVARVNQHSTLTTLGEYSSVPVVNSLCDLYHPCQALADFLTLQEVHGDVSQLKLAYLGEGNNVTHSLMLLAATLGTDFVAVTPKGSSPDSQILKKAEQIAAMNGASVMVSDRVEAAVGANAVYADTWVSMGDTTPLEQVKEKYMPYQLNQALLKKTGATTVLHCQPAHREFEITSEVMDGPASKIIQQAENRMHAQNALLVTLLNPNFVKEHL; from the coding sequence ATGTTTAAAGATTTTATAACGGGTCTAGAATTAGACCAACAAGGCGCCCTTAATTTATTAAAATTAGCGCAAGATATTAAAGAAAGCCCTGCAAAGTACAGCCAAGTGTTAGCTGGTAAGTCAGTGGTTACTCTCTTCGAAAAGCAAAGTTTACGTACGCGTTTATCGTTTGATATTGGTATAAACCGTTTAGGCGGTCATGCGGTTTATCTTGATCAACAAAACGGCGCGATGGGAGCTCGTGAATCAATAAAAGATTTTGCCTTGAATATTTCAACTTGGGCTGATGGTATCGTTGCCCGGGTTAATCAGCACAGTACGTTAACTACCTTAGGTGAGTATTCGTCTGTTCCGGTGGTTAATAGTTTGTGTGATTTATATCACCCATGCCAAGCCTTAGCTGATTTTTTAACGCTTCAAGAAGTGCACGGTGATGTTAGTCAGCTAAAGTTGGCTTATTTAGGTGAAGGTAATAACGTAACGCATTCACTGATGCTACTCGCAGCAACTTTAGGTACTGATTTTGTTGCTGTGACGCCAAAAGGCAGTTCGCCCGATTCGCAAATTCTTAAAAAAGCGGAGCAAATTGCCGCAATGAATGGGGCGTCTGTGATGGTAAGTGACAGAGTTGAGGCTGCGGTAGGTGCTAACGCAGTTTACGCTGATACCTGGGTTTCTATGGGAGACACCACACCGCTTGAGCAAGTGAAAGAAAAATACATGCCTTATCAATTAAATCAGGCATTACTTAAAAAAACTGGGGCTACCACGGTATTACATTGCCAACCGGCACACCGTGAGTTTGAAATTACCTCTGAGGTAATGGATGGCCCCGCATCAAAAATTATTCAACAAGCAGAAAATCGTATGCATGCGCAAAATGCTCTGCTTGTTACATTATTAAATCCAAATTTTGTTAAGGAACACCTATGA